A window from Haloarchaeobius amylolyticus encodes these proteins:
- a CDS encoding redoxin domain-containing protein, with protein MLSVGQQAPDFTLPGAAAGSIETHGLSEYTDRGWAVILVFYPFDFHPACTDQWCSLRDADWLTMLDDVVVLGVGADAAYAHREYADRHNIQFPLLADTDGEVSRAYGVLTEEFEEHRAVPARATFVVDGDQVVRFAWAASGPEDQPNLDALQTATTGRDR; from the coding sequence ATGCTCAGCGTAGGACAGCAAGCCCCGGACTTCACGCTTCCCGGGGCCGCCGCTGGCTCGATCGAGACGCACGGCCTCTCGGAGTACACCGACCGCGGGTGGGCGGTCATCCTGGTCTTCTACCCCTTCGACTTCCATCCCGCCTGTACCGACCAGTGGTGTTCGCTGCGTGATGCGGACTGGCTCACGATGCTGGACGACGTCGTCGTCCTCGGCGTCGGGGCGGATGCCGCCTACGCCCACCGCGAGTACGCGGACAGGCACAACATCCAGTTCCCACTGCTCGCGGACACGGACGGCGAGGTCAGCCGTGCCTACGGCGTCCTGACCGAGGAGTTCGAAGAACACCGTGCCGTCCCGGCCCGGGCGACGTTCGTCGTCGACGGCGACCAGGTCGTCCGCTTCGCGTGGGCGGCGAGCGGGCCGGAGGACCAGCCGAACCTCGACGCCCTGCAGACGGCGACCACCGGGCGGGACAGGTAG
- a CDS encoding ferritin-like domain-containing protein, which yields MSQHHGRLVREPPTGTVRQRWGTLAPNEVGLHDAVAEELVDALVVDHANSFNLFSVLRKHYWTAAGAERGPVATFLEAAYRRVRDVNDDLAVRIVQLGGIPPNTPPTIQARATVHLEGEDLYDLRASLQGDVAAYATLVETMREHTTLAERLGDQATAELLSDRLERLEADTDHLETLLEDDALVPPRAEQGGDTGTAENSEEESASTPATSHLRRPGPSHKFEAEAHEFSRGRKPTVVHRTTAGGEAAIPTGSVSIERYDSRSD from the coding sequence ATGAGCCAGCACCACGGCCGGCTCGTCAGGGAGCCACCGACAGGGACCGTCCGACAACGGTGGGGCACCCTCGCACCGAACGAGGTCGGCCTCCACGACGCCGTCGCCGAGGAACTCGTCGACGCGCTCGTCGTCGACCACGCCAACTCGTTCAACCTCTTCTCGGTCCTTCGCAAGCACTACTGGACCGCGGCCGGGGCGGAGCGCGGCCCGGTCGCCACGTTCCTGGAGGCGGCGTACAGGCGGGTCCGCGACGTGAACGACGACCTGGCGGTCCGGATCGTGCAACTCGGCGGGATTCCGCCGAACACGCCACCGACCATCCAGGCGCGAGCGACGGTTCACCTCGAGGGTGAGGACCTCTACGACCTCCGAGCCTCGCTCCAGGGAGACGTGGCGGCGTATGCGACGCTCGTCGAGACGATGCGCGAGCACACGACCCTCGCCGAGCGACTGGGCGACCAGGCCACCGCCGAACTGCTGAGCGACCGCTTGGAACGGCTGGAGGCCGATACGGACCACCTCGAGACGCTCCTCGAGGACGACGCACTCGTTCCGCCGCGAGCCGAGCAAGGCGGCGACACTGGCACCGCGGAGAACTCGGAAGAGGAGTCTGCGTCGACGCCGGCGACATCGCACCTCCGGCGGCCGGGCCCCTCACACAAATTCGAGGCGGAAGCCCACGAGTTCAGTCGTGGGAGGAAGCCGACAGTGGTCCATCGGACCACCGCCGGTGGCGAGGCCGCCATTCCCACCGGAAGTGTTAGTATCGAACGGTACGACTCTCGAAGTGA
- a CDS encoding FAD-dependent oxidoreductase, with the protein MTESESRASVTDETDVVVVGGGPAGCSAAVFTARYGLDTVVFDRGNAALPRCAYLENYLGFPAGMDVDAFRDLMHAHVEEVGATLLADMVVAVERAEDTSGFVVETQDGRRVGAESVIAAAWYDGSYLRGLDDEDEMFHEHEHHGELEEHFDPAYADADGRTPVDGLYVASPAGGRSAQAIVAAGNGAHVARSLIEDERRARGLSGEVAPEYDWLRSESEFTGEWAERDRWREWFENEFDADGVDDERRRELRERYIDRAFETKVGDEEADRRFESGLARFVAVVGRDRVLDAIGTDRVVEALDDQTLLEELDDETIAEYLEKSADEPDAS; encoded by the coding sequence ATGACGGAATCCGAGTCACGGGCGTCGGTCACAGACGAGACCGACGTCGTCGTGGTCGGTGGCGGGCCAGCCGGCTGTTCCGCCGCGGTGTTCACGGCCAGATACGGCCTCGACACCGTGGTCTTCGACCGCGGCAACGCGGCCCTCCCCCGGTGTGCCTACCTGGAGAACTATCTCGGCTTCCCGGCCGGGATGGACGTCGACGCGTTCCGGGACCTGATGCACGCCCACGTCGAGGAGGTCGGCGCGACCCTCCTCGCCGACATGGTCGTCGCCGTCGAACGCGCCGAGGACACGTCGGGATTCGTCGTCGAGACACAGGACGGGCGCCGCGTCGGTGCGGAGTCCGTCATCGCCGCGGCCTGGTACGACGGGTCGTACCTCCGCGGACTGGACGACGAGGACGAGATGTTCCACGAGCACGAACACCACGGCGAACTCGAAGAGCACTTCGACCCGGCGTACGCGGACGCGGATGGTCGGACCCCGGTCGACGGCCTGTACGTCGCCTCGCCCGCAGGCGGTCGCAGCGCACAGGCCATCGTCGCTGCCGGGAACGGGGCCCACGTGGCCCGGTCGCTCATCGAAGACGAACGTCGTGCCCGGGGCCTCTCGGGCGAGGTCGCTCCCGAGTACGACTGGCTGCGCAGCGAGTCGGAGTTCACCGGGGAGTGGGCCGAGCGCGACCGCTGGCGCGAGTGGTTCGAGAACGAGTTCGACGCCGACGGGGTCGACGACGAGCGTCGGCGGGAGCTCCGCGAGCGCTACATCGACCGGGCGTTCGAGACGAAGGTCGGTGACGAGGAGGCCGACCGACGCTTCGAGTCAGGTCTCGCCCGGTTCGTCGCGGTGGTCGGCCGCGATCGCGTCCTCGATGCCATCGGGACCGACCGCGTCGTCGAAGCCCTCGACGACCAGACGCTCCTCGAGGAACTCGACGACGAGACGATCGCGGAGTACCTGGAGAAGTCGGCCGACGAACCCGACGCCAGCTGA